The Sulfitobacter sp. SK011 genome contains the following window.
CGGATACCGGCGTGTCATAATGCGCAACTCTTTGGCGTTTAATATCACAGGGGTGAGGGGCTGTGCCCTCGCGCGGGTCTGATGGACAATATGGACATTGTGATCGAGGACGACCGTTGGCACGCCATGGACATTGAGACGCTTGCGAAAACCGCGGTGCAGGCGACGCTTGCACACCAGGGTCTTGACCCTGAACAAACCGAAATTTCAATTCTGGCCTGTAATGACACCCGCATCGCTGACCTTAACGCGGATTTTCGGGGCAAACCCACGCCCACCAACGTTCTGAGCTGGCCCAGTGAAGAGCGCGCAGCACAGCGCGCTGGCGACAAACCGCGTGACCTAAAACCCGGCCTTGACGGGATGATCGAACTGGGAGACATCGCCATCAGCTATGACACCTGCAAGATCGAGGCCGAGGCGGCTGGCAAACCAATTCAAGAACATGTGACCCATCTGATCGTTCATGGCCTTTTACATCTTTTCGGCTATGACCACATCCGTGACCCGGATGCCACGTTGATGGAACAGCTTGAGGTCGAAATACTTGGCAAATTGGGTCATGATGACCCATATAGAGAAATATCGGCATTATAGGCCGGTGAAACACATAGACAGGACCCAATGGGCGATAACGACGGACCATCTGACGCGGCGCAACGCGCGCTCCCGGATGAAGACTTGGAAAACCTTGATGACAGCAGTGCACGATCGGGCGGATTTTTCAGCCGTGTGATCGAGGCGCTCAGCCCCTCAGACAGCGAGACGCCAGCCGATGTCGCCCCGATTCAATCGGAGCGGCCCAGCACCCATGGCATGATCAACCTGCGCCGGATGCGCGTCGATGACGTGGCAATCCCAAAGGCCGACATCACGGCGGTGCCCATCACATCTACGCTTGATGAACTGGTAAAGGTCTTCAAGGAGAGCGGCCTGACCCGGTTGCCTGTCTATGACGGCACCCTTGATACGCCCGTTGGCATGGCCCACCTCAAAGACCTTGCACTGACGCATGGATTCAACGGCAAGACCAAGAAATTTGACCTCAAGGCGATGTTGCGTCCGCTGGTTTTTGTGCCGCCAAGCATGACCATCGGTGTCCTGCTGACCAAGATGCAGGCCGAACGACGTCACATGGCGCTGGTGATAGATGAATATGGCGGCGTTGATGGTCTTGTCACCATCGAAGACCTGATCGAACAGGTCATCGGCGAAATCGAAGACGAACATGACGTCGACGAAGGCAAATACTGGACCGTCGAAAAACCCGGCACCTATCTGGTACTCGCCAAAACGCCGCTTGAGGATTTTGAGGCAGAGATTGGTCATTCGCTGACCGATCACGATACCGTGGACGAAGAAGAAATCGACACATTGGGTGGTCTGGTTGTCATGCTGTCGGGCCGGGTACCTGCGCGCGGTGAAGTGGTGTTGCACCCCGACGGACCGGAATTCGAAGTGATCGACGCCGACCCCCGCCGCATCAAACGGCTACGGGTGCGCACCACCGGTTCCAACGGATGATCAGCCGCCTGGCGGTGTGGCAAGTTGCTTTTTTGGCAGGTGTCATCGGGGCGGTATCGGCCTTTGGGCAAGCGCCCTATGATCTGCCGCTGCTGATGCTGGCCGGCATGACAGCTGCGGTTTGGCTCTATAATCAATCAACGAATGAACGCGGTGCAGCACTGGTGGGATGGGCGTTTGGCACCGGCTATTTCATGCACGCCCTGCAATGGATTGTTTCGCCCTTTATGGTCGATGCCGCACGGCATGGATGGATGGCACCCTTTGCGCTGGTCTTGCTGTCGGCGGGGCTTGCGATCTTTTGGGGGGTCGCGTTCTGGGGCGCGCGCAAACTGGCACCCGGCCGCGCCTGGCCGCTGGTCCTGTGCTGGCCTGCCGCTGAACTGATCCGCGCCTATATTTTCACGGGGTTTCCTTGGGCAATGCCAAGTCAGGCATTGGTTGATGGGATTGCCGGACAAGGGCTGTCCTGGACCGGTCCGTATCTTTTGAACCTGTTCATGGTAGCTGCTGCCGTTGCTTTGGCGCACCAAGGCACCTGGGCAGTGCGCGGCGCGCAGGCCGCACTGGCGCTTGGATGTGCCTTTGTTTTGATCACACCGCAAACAGATGCCGCGCCTGCCACCGAAGATCGGCCAACCATCCGTCTGATCCAGCCCAACGCCGCACAGCGCGACAAATGGGACCCCGAACAAATTCCAACCTTCTTTGAACGCCAACTGGCCTTGTCTGCGGCCCTACCCAAGGATGCGGGCCCGGCCCCTGATCTGGTGATCTGGTCCGAAACGGCAATCCCCTGGGCGCTTGATCTGGCGGGAACGGCACTTGCAGAAATCTCGACCGCGTCGGGCGCACCGGTGGTTTTGGGTGTGCAGCGGCGTGGACCGACGCGGTTTTACAATTCCCTCGTTGTGCTGGGGCAGGGCGGTGTGGTCGAACAGACCTACGACAAACACCATCTTGTGCCTTTTGGGGAATATATGCCTTTTGGCGATACGCTGGCGCAATTTGGCATTCACGGGCTGGCGTCGCGTGAGGGCAACGGGTATTCCGCCGGCCCCGGTGCGCAGGTTCTGGACTTTGGCGCACTTGGCAAGGCGTTGCCGTTGATCTGCTACGAGGCGGTTTTTGCCCATGACGTAAACGCCGCGCCGGAACGCCCTGCGTTTCTCATCCAGATCACCAATGACGCGTGGTTTGGCAAAGGGGCGGGACCGAAACAGCATCTCGCACAGGCCCGGATGCGCGCGATTGAACAGGGTTTGCCGATGGCACGCGCCGCCAACACTGGCATTTCCGCGATGATCGACCCCAAGGGGCATATCACAGCATCGCTGCCGCTCAACGCTGCCGGATTTGTAGATGCGCGGTTGCCAGCCCCGCTGCCGCCCACACTTTACAGCCGCACAGGCGATTTGCCCTTTGCTGTGCTGTTGCTCATCGGTCTCTGTGGGGCAGCGCTGTTGCGGCGGCGGGCGAATGCCATTGACCCGAAGGGTGGCGCAGACTAAGTCGCTTGTGGCGTGCCACAACGGCTTCCTGACGTGGCACTTGGTATTTAATTGGAGCACGATATGTCCCGCCAAAATTATATTTTCACGTCGGAATCCGTTTCCGAAGGTCACCCTGACAAAGTCTGTGACCGCATTTCCGATGCTGTTCTTGATGCATTTCTGTCCGAAGAACCCGAAGCGCGGGTGGCTTGCGAGACTTTTGCCACCACCAACCGCGTTGTGATCGGGGGTGAGGTTGGGCTGGGCACCAAGAAGAAAACCAAAGCCATGCTGCGCTCTGTCGAAGCCATTGCCCGGGAATGTATCCGGGACATTGGCTATCAGCAGGATAAATTTCATCATGGGACCTGCAAGATCACCAATCTGCTGCATCAACAATCTGCACATATTGCGCAGGGTGTCGACGCGAAGGGCAACAAGGATGAGGGCGCGGGCGATCAGGGCATCATGTTCGGGTTCGCCACCAACGAAACGCCTGAGTTGATGCCGGCCCCGATCCATTATGCGCATGCGATCCTCAAACGCCTTGCTGATGTCCGAAAAGACGGGACAGAACCGACGCTGCTGCCCGACGCAAAGAGCCAACTTTCCGTACGCTATGTCGACGGTAAGCCTGTTGGCGTGACGTCGATCGTGTTGTCGCACCAGCACTCAGACAAAAAACAAACCAGCGCCCGCATCCGCGATATCGTTGAACCCTACATTCGCGAGGTCCTGCCCGATGGTTGGATTGATGCGGAGACCAAATGGCATGTGAACCCAACGGGTATTTTTGTGATTGGTGGCCCTGACGGTGATGCGGGCCTGACCGGGCGCAAGATCATTGTGGACACCTACGGTGGGGCGGCCCCGCACGGTGGCGGCGCGTTTTCGGGCAAAGACCCGACCAAGGTGGACCGATCAGCCGCCTATGCCGCGCGCTATCTGGCCAAGAATGTGGTTGCCGCCGGGCTGGCCAACAAATGCACCATCCAGTTGAGCTATGCGATTGGGGTAAGCGAGCCGCTGTCAATCTATTGTGATACCCACGGCACCGGTGACGATGTGCATGACGCTGACATCGAAAAGGCGATCCGCGCCGTGATGAGCCTGACGCCACGCGGCATTCGTGAACATCTGGAACTGAACAAGCCAATCTATCAGCGCACGGCGGCCTACGGCCACTTTGGCCGCGCGCCAGAGGCTGATGGCGGGTTCAGCTGGGAAAAAACCGATCTGGTCGCGCAGCTAAAAGCAGCACTCTGACCTGACCAATAAATCCTATGAATAATTTGCCATAAGCCACCGTGCCCGGTGGCTTATGGCGTTCGAGTCAGACGCAGACGCCTTTGTGGGTCATGGATCAAAGCCCGCGCGCAGCATTTAGGGTTGGCTGGCGCGCAAACGGGGATGGTGGCTTGCGAACGCCGATGTCATCAGCACCGGGGATATCCGGTGCCTGGCCCTCCCCCTCATCCGGGGCTTGAAAGCTCTCAAGATCGCCCAGAAACTCCCAAAGCAACATGCAGGAAGCCTCCACGCCCTCAATATGATCTTTGGCACCATTGCCAACCGCAGCACCACTTCTGCGCATGTCACGCAATTGGCGCATCATGCGGCTGACCATCGGTTTGATGTCCTGAGCGCATTTGGTCGCGAACCTTTCCAGCACCGCTTCGGTTTCAGATGATCGGGAGGCCTGGGTATGCACGGCGGTTGTCAGCACGGATTTTTGCATGGCATTGGTGACCGCACGGCGAAACGAGGACGGCGACAGCTCATCTTTGGTGATGTAATCACTGCATCCCGCTTTCATCGCCTCCTGCGCCACCCGTTCCTGCCCTTGCCCAGACACCATGATCAGCGCGGCCTTGCAGTTGCCCGGAGACAACCGCACCATCGACAACGCATCAAGGCCAGTGCCATCGGGCAAGCTGTAATCAACCAGCACCAGATCAAATGCCGCCTTTTCAATCACATCGGCGAAATCAGAAAGGCTATTGGCGTTGGTGATGGTACATTCCATGTCCAGACCTGAACACAGCCGCGCCAGACGGTGGCGGTCAAACCGTTGGTCATCAAGGATCAGGACTTGCGCCGTTTCAGGCAGTTGCGGTGGCACCCCGGTCGCCACGCGCGCAGGCACAGATCGGAACGGCGATGTTTGCAGTTTCATGGAATTTTTGCGCACGAGATACCCTTTGGAAAGATCAACAGATTGCGAGCCTAACCCGGCTGATCTTAAGCTCGCGTTAAAGCCCCCCGTTGCAGGCCCGGGCGACCCGCGCTATTGGCTGGCGCATGACACATCCAAACCGCCCCCGTCGCAATTTTTATGGCCGTCTCAAGGGCAAAACCCTAAAGAAGTCCCAAAAGGGATATATCGACGAGGACCTTGGCCCGCTGTCCCCGGGACCCGTCAGTTGGGAAGAAAACCCAAGCCGTACACTGCTTGATCTGAAGACGCTTTTTGACGGCAAGCCCACATGGCTGGAAATCGGCTTTGGCGGTGGTGAACATCTTGTGCATCAGGCGGCGGAAAATCCCAATGTCGGGATCATCGGCTGCGAACCCTACATCAACGGCGTGGCAATGCTTTTGGGTAAAATCCGGCGCGCAGGTGTCGATAATCTTGCAATCCATCCGGGTGATGTGCGCGATATGTTTGATGTGCTGCCCGATGCGTCCATTGACCGCGCCTTTCTGCTGTATCCCGATCCATGGCCCAAGACCCGCCACCACCGCCGCCGTTTCGTCACGCCAGAGCATCTGGAGCCGCTGGCACGGGTCCTGAAACCCGGTGCCATATTCCGCGTTGCCACGGATATCGAAGACTATGTGCGCCAGACGTTGGAACAGGTGCCGCGGCACGGGTTTGATTGGTTGGCACAACGCCCCGCTGATTGGCGTGAACCATGGCAAGATTGGCTGTCCACCCGCTATGAGCAAAAAGCGCTGCGCGAGGGTCGCGTGCCGCATTACCTGACCTTTCGAAAGACCTGAGGCCGGACACAGAGGCTTGCGATGGACGCGTGTGCCTTGCTGGTTTATTGACAGGTTAAAATTCAGACCAGAGGACCTCTTATGTCGAGCCACGGTGCCCCAATTCCAATGACATCACGTGCCTGCGGCCCGCTTTCCGGCACCGCAGAGGTGCCAGGGGACAAGTCGATTTCGCATCGGTCGCTGATCCTGGGCGCGCTGAGCGTTGGCGAGACGACCATCACTGGACTGCTTGAAGGGCAGGATGTGTTGGACACGGCCCGCGCGATGCGCGCCTTCGGCGCTGAGGTCACGGATCACGGTGGCGGCAAATGGTCGGTGCACGGCGTGGGTGTCGGCGGTTTTGCCGAACCTGAGAACGTGATTGACTGCGGCAATTCCGGCACCGGCGTGCGGCTGATCATGGGGGCGATGGCGACTTCGCCGATTTCTGCGACCTTTACCGGCGATGCCAGCCTGAATGGGCGGCCGATGGCACGGGTGACGGACCCTTTGGCATTGTTCGGCACCCAAGCTGTCGGGCGTCAGGGGGGGCGTTTGCCGATGACCATTGTCGGCGCGGCAGATCCGGTGCCGGTGCGGTATGTGGTGCCGGTGCCATCGGCACAGGTGAAATCGGCGGTCTTGCTGGCCGGGCTGAATGCGCCCGGCAAAACAGTGGTGATCGAGGCCGAAGCGACCCGCGATCATACAGAGCGGATGCTGGCAGGGTTCGGGGCCGATATCACGGTCGAGCAAACCGACGAGGGACGTGTGATTACCCTGACAGGCCAGCCCGAATTGCAGCCACAGCACATTGATGTGCCGCGCGATCCGTCCTCTGCCGCGTTTCCGGTCTGTGCAGCACTGATCGTGCCGGGCAGTGATGTGCTGGTGCCGGGCATCGGGTTGAACCCGACGCGGGCGGGCCTTTATGCCACGCTGCGCGAGATGGGTGCAGACCTGACTTATGAAAATGAACGCACCGAAGGCGGTGAACCTGTGGCGGACCTGCGGGCGCGGTTTTCGCCGGATTTGCACGGGATCGAAGTGTCTCCCGAACGGGCCGCATCGATGATTGACGAATACCCGGTGCTGTCGGTGGTGGCGTCCTTTGCAAAAGGTCGGACGATCATGCGCGGTGTCAAAGAGTTACGTGTCAAGGAAAGTGACCGGATAGATGCGATGGCACGCGGCCTGCGCGCCAACGGGATGGAGGTCGAAGAAGGCCCTGACTGGTGGATCGTGACGGGCCGGGGGCATGGTGAAGTACCCGGCGGTGCGACCTGCGCCAGCCAACTTGATCACCGCATTGCAATGTCGTTTCTGATCTTGGGCATGGCCGCGCAAAACCCGGTCAGCGTTGATGATGGCGGCCCGATTGCCACGTCGTTTCCGATATTCGAGCCGCTGATGCAGGCCTTGGGGGCGCAAGTGACGCGCGATGGAATGTGAACAAGCGTCGCTTGGCATATCGAGCATTGCTGGCTGCAACCCTTGGCGTTTATGCGGCGATGATTCTGTGGACGCTGCCGGCGATCATCGATTCCGCTGGCGGGCTGATGCCATTTGATCTGCGTCCCGGCGGATATACCCTTGGCGAGGCAGAGGCGTTTCTGGCAAATCTCGAACCCCGTGGGCGCGTCTTATACCTTGGCTGGCAGCATCGTCTGGATCTTGCATACCCCGCGCTTCTGGCATGTCTTTTGGCGTGGTCAATTGCGATACAGGCCCGCGCTATCGGCGGACGTCTGGTCACGGGGCTGTGCTGGTTTGGCGGGATCGCAGCTGCTGCAGGCATGATATTCGATTATTTGGAAAATGGGGCGGTGGCCGGTTTGCTGGGTGCCGCAGAACCGCTCGACCCTGTGCTTGTCGCTCAGGCGTCCACTTGGACTGTTGGCAAATCGGCGGCCACATCTGTTGCTATCATCGTGCTCGCCCTGCTTCTGGTCTGGCGCGGTGTGCGGTATTGGGTCCGGCGGCAATGAGTGTGACGCGCAGTTTTACAGTGGCAATCGACGGGCCTGCCGCATCGGGCAAGGGCACAATATCCAAGGCGGTTGCGGCGCATTTTGGCTTTGCCCATCTTGATACCGGCCTTTTGTACCGCGCAGTGGCGGCCAAGGTTCTGGCTGGCATGGAGCCTGCACAAGCGGCCCTTGACCTGGTGCCACATGATCTGGAGGACGATGCGCTGCGCACGTCTTTGGTCGCGCAGGAGGCCAGCAAAGTGGCAGCCATTCCAGAAGTGCGCGCGGCGCTCTTGGACTTCCAGCGCAGCTTTGCCGCACGGGCAGGCGGTGCGGTGCTGGATGGGCGCGACATCGGCACGGTGATTTGCCCGGACGCGCAGGTGAAGTTGTTTGTCAC
Protein-coding sequences here:
- the lnt gene encoding apolipoprotein N-acyltransferase — encoded protein: MISRLAVWQVAFLAGVIGAVSAFGQAPYDLPLLMLAGMTAAVWLYNQSTNERGAALVGWAFGTGYFMHALQWIVSPFMVDAARHGWMAPFALVLLSAGLAIFWGVAFWGARKLAPGRAWPLVLCWPAAELIRAYIFTGFPWAMPSQALVDGIAGQGLSWTGPYLLNLFMVAAAVALAHQGTWAVRGAQAALALGCAFVLITPQTDAAPATEDRPTIRLIQPNAAQRDKWDPEQIPTFFERQLALSAALPKDAGPAPDLVIWSETAIPWALDLAGTALAEISTASGAPVVLGVQRRGPTRFYNSLVVLGQGGVVEQTYDKHHLVPFGEYMPFGDTLAQFGIHGLASREGNGYSAGPGAQVLDFGALGKALPLICYEAVFAHDVNAAPERPAFLIQITNDAWFGKGAGPKQHLAQARMRAIEQGLPMARAANTGISAMIDPKGHITASLPLNAAGFVDARLPAPLPPTLYSRTGDLPFAVLLLIGLCGAALLRRRANAIDPKGGAD
- the aroA gene encoding 3-phosphoshikimate 1-carboxyvinyltransferase yields the protein MSSHGAPIPMTSRACGPLSGTAEVPGDKSISHRSLILGALSVGETTITGLLEGQDVLDTARAMRAFGAEVTDHGGGKWSVHGVGVGGFAEPENVIDCGNSGTGVRLIMGAMATSPISATFTGDASLNGRPMARVTDPLALFGTQAVGRQGGRLPMTIVGAADPVPVRYVVPVPSAQVKSAVLLAGLNAPGKTVVIEAEATRDHTERMLAGFGADITVEQTDEGRVITLTGQPELQPQHIDVPRDPSSAAFPVCAALIVPGSDVLVPGIGLNPTRAGLYATLREMGADLTYENERTEGGEPVADLRARFSPDLHGIEVSPERAASMIDEYPVLSVVASFAKGRTIMRGVKELRVKESDRIDAMARGLRANGMEVEEGPDWWIVTGRGHGEVPGGATCASQLDHRIAMSFLILGMAAQNPVSVDDGGPIATSFPIFEPLMQALGAQVTRDGM
- a CDS encoding hemolysin family protein, producing the protein MGDNDGPSDAAQRALPDEDLENLDDSSARSGGFFSRVIEALSPSDSETPADVAPIQSERPSTHGMINLRRMRVDDVAIPKADITAVPITSTLDELVKVFKESGLTRLPVYDGTLDTPVGMAHLKDLALTHGFNGKTKKFDLKAMLRPLVFVPPSMTIGVLLTKMQAERRHMALVIDEYGGVDGLVTIEDLIEQVIGEIEDEHDVDEGKYWTVEKPGTYLVLAKTPLEDFEAEIGHSLTDHDTVDEEEIDTLGGLVVMLSGRVPARGEVVLHPDGPEFEVIDADPRRIKRLRVRTTGSNG
- a CDS encoding response regulator, translated to MKLQTSPFRSVPARVATGVPPQLPETAQVLILDDQRFDRHRLARLCSGLDMECTITNANSLSDFADVIEKAAFDLVLVDYSLPDGTGLDALSMVRLSPGNCKAALIMVSGQGQERVAQEAMKAGCSDYITKDELSPSSFRRAVTNAMQKSVLTTAVHTQASRSSETEAVLERFATKCAQDIKPMVSRMMRQLRDMRRSGAAVGNGAKDHIEGVEASCMLLWEFLGDLESFQAPDEGEGQAPDIPGADDIGVRKPPSPFARQPTLNAARGL
- a CDS encoding tRNA (guanosine(46)-N(7))-methyltransferase TrmB, with translation MTHPNRPRRNFYGRLKGKTLKKSQKGYIDEDLGPLSPGPVSWEENPSRTLLDLKTLFDGKPTWLEIGFGGGEHLVHQAAENPNVGIIGCEPYINGVAMLLGKIRRAGVDNLAIHPGDVRDMFDVLPDASIDRAFLLYPDPWPKTRHHRRRFVTPEHLEPLARVLKPGAIFRVATDIEDYVRQTLEQVPRHGFDWLAQRPADWREPWQDWLSTRYEQKALREGRVPHYLTFRKT
- the metK gene encoding methionine adenosyltransferase yields the protein MSRQNYIFTSESVSEGHPDKVCDRISDAVLDAFLSEEPEARVACETFATTNRVVIGGEVGLGTKKKTKAMLRSVEAIARECIRDIGYQQDKFHHGTCKITNLLHQQSAHIAQGVDAKGNKDEGAGDQGIMFGFATNETPELMPAPIHYAHAILKRLADVRKDGTEPTLLPDAKSQLSVRYVDGKPVGVTSIVLSHQHSDKKQTSARIRDIVEPYIREVLPDGWIDAETKWHVNPTGIFVIGGPDGDAGLTGRKIIVDTYGGAAPHGGGAFSGKDPTKVDRSAAYAARYLAKNVVAAGLANKCTIQLSYAIGVSEPLSIYCDTHGTGDDVHDADIEKAIRAVMSLTPRGIREHLELNKPIYQRTAAYGHFGRAPEADGGFSWEKTDLVAQLKAAL
- the ybeY gene encoding rRNA maturation RNase YbeY — its product is MDNMDIVIEDDRWHAMDIETLAKTAVQATLAHQGLDPEQTEISILACNDTRIADLNADFRGKPTPTNVLSWPSEERAAQRAGDKPRDLKPGLDGMIELGDIAISYDTCKIEAEAAGKPIQEHVTHLIVHGLLHLFGYDHIRDPDATLMEQLEVEILGKLGHDDPYREISAL
- a CDS encoding d(CMP) kinase; the protein is MSVTRSFTVAIDGPAASGKGTISKAVAAHFGFAHLDTGLLYRAVAAKVLAGMEPAQAALDLVPHDLEDDALRTSLVAQEASKVAAIPEVRAALLDFQRSFAARAGGAVLDGRDIGTVICPDAQVKLFVTASAEVRARRRFAELSGKGMQITLDEVLADVQARDARDMGRADAPLRAAVDAVTIDTTEMAIADAVAAAVAMIDAKRENLI